Proteins encoded within one genomic window of Hevea brasiliensis isolate MT/VB/25A 57/8 chromosome 8, ASM3005281v1, whole genome shotgun sequence:
- the LOC131182114 gene encoding scopoletin glucosyltransferase-like, with the protein MDSLGHQLHIFVFPYMAHGHMIPIVDLAKLFALRGLKATIITTPLNAPLISKTIQRTKGLGVDIDIRTLKFPPVEAGLPEGCENVDSITSHNGSFELIFRFNKATTMLQEPLEMLLQECQPDCLVADLLFPWATDAAAKFGIPRIELKSFGIIVNSFYEVEPTYVDYYRKVLGGRAWPIGPVRYATGN; encoded by the exons ATGGATAGTTTGGGTCATCAGCTGCATATTTTTGTCTTTCCCTACATGGCTCATGGCCATATGATTCCAATAGTGGATTTGGCCAAGCTATTTGCTTTGCGAGGCCTAAAGGCTACCATTATCACCACTCCTCTCAATGCACCTCTTATCTCCAAAACTATCCAAAGAACTAAAGGTTTGGGTGTCGACATTGATATTCGAACCCTTAAATTCCCTCCCGTGGAGGCTGGACTACCAGAAGGATGTGAAAACGTGGATTCTATCACTTCCCATAATGGTAGTTTCGAATTGATTTTCAGGTTTAACAAGGCGACAACCATGCTCCAAGAACCTCTTGAAATGCTCCTCCAAGAGTGCCAACCTGATTGCCTTGTTGCTGATTTGCTCTTTCCATGGGCTACCGATGCTGCTGCCAAATTTGGGATTCCAAG AATCGAGTTAAAGAGTTTTGGGATCATTGTCAATAGCTTCTATGAGGTCGAGCCGACTTACGTTGATTATTACAGGAAGGTCTTAGGCGGAAGGGCATGGCCTATTGGCCCGGTTCGCTATGCAACAGGGAATTGA